A stretch of the Vigna radiata var. radiata cultivar VC1973A chromosome 9, Vradiata_ver6, whole genome shotgun sequence genome encodes the following:
- the LOC106773594 gene encoding ran-binding protein 1 homolog b translates to MASTTEPELHRDGDENAPAEDEDTGAQVAPIVKLEEVAVTTGEEDEDPILDLKAKLYRFDKEGNQWKERGGGNVKLLKHKVTGKVRLLMRQSRTLKICANHLVHGSLTVQEHSGNEKSCVWHASDFADGELKDELFCIRFPSVENCKTFMTTMQEVAESQGEEEEENKDASDTAAILAKLTVGEEKSVEKEPEKVTKTEKITVGEDKSEEKKPEEVTNTHEKDEQGVV, encoded by the exons ATGGCGAGCACCACCGAGCCGGAGCTCCACCGTGACGGCGATGAAAACGCCCCGGCGGAGGATGAGGACACCGGAGCTCAAGTTGCTCCGATTGTGAAGCTCGAAGAGGTGGCCGTCACCACTGGCGAGGAGGACGAAGATCCCATCCTCGATCT GAAAGCGAAGCTGTATCGGTTCGACAAGGAAGGGAATCAGTGGAAGGAACGTGGCGGTGGGAATGTGAAACTGTTGAAACACAAGGTTACCGGAAAGGTCAGGCTCCTCATGCGCCAATCCAGGACACTTAAGATCTGCGCAAATCATCTCG TTCATGGCAGTTTGACAGTACAGGAGCATTCTGGGAATGAGAAATCTTGTGTGTGGCATGCTTCTGATTTTGCAGATGGAGAATTGAAGGATGAGCTGTTCTGTATTAGGTTTCCCTCTGTTGAGA ACTGTAAGACCTTCATGACAACTATGCAAGAGGTGGCTGAATCacaaggagaggaggaagaggaaaacAAAGATGCTTCAGATACTGCCGCTATCCTTGCGAAACTAACTGTTGGTGAGGAAAAATCAGTGGAGAAAGAGCCAGAAAAGGTCACCAAAACCGAAAAGATTACTGTTGGTGAGGATAAGTCAGAGGAGAAAAAGCCAGAAGAGGTCACAAACACGCACGAGAAAGATGAACAGGGTGTAGTATAA
- the LOC106773491 gene encoding cytosolic sulfotransferase 15-like, whose product MSSIASKGNAEEKPVLSLYTDKSWPSHYYLHLFESFWCPSIHVEAVENFQKHFQAKESDVIVASFPKSGTIWLKALTFAIVNHQRFSSLENHPLLTSNPHDLVPFLESVFGGNIQDHQIQLLDSKPDPRLFGTHTPFPYLPESIKESNCKIIYICRNPYDNFVSAWVYFNKIKPESLPAIPMDEAFELYCNGILDYGPWWSHMLGYWKESIAKPNKVLFIKYDDLTEDTNFQVKRIADFFGCSFTEEEEKNGTVENIIQLCSFEKMKDLAVNKSGKVGIAAVDKSKFFRKGETGDWVNHFSPSMIEKLSKIVEEKLQGSGLSFKNCP is encoded by the coding sequence ATGAGTTCAATTGCTTCCAAAGGAAATGCAGAAGAAAAGCCAGTTCTCTCTCTTTACACAGACAAAAGTTGGCCATCTCATTATTATCTCCATCTATTTGAAAGCTTTTGGTGTCCATCAATCCATGTTGAAGCagtagaaaattttcaaaagcattTTCAAGCAAAAGAAAGTGATGTTATTGTTGCTAGCTTTCCAAAATCTGGTACTATATGGTTAAAAGCTCTTACTTTTGCCATTGTGAACCACCAACGTTTCTCCTCTTTGGAGAATCATCCATTGCTCACCTCTAATCCTCATGACCTTGTTCCTTTCCTTGAATCTGTCTTTGGTGGTAATATTCAAGACCACCAAATTCAGCTCCTAGACAGCAAACCTGACCCAAGACTTTTTGGTACTCATACTCCATTTCCTTACTTACCTGAGTCAATTAAGGAGTCTAATTGCaagataatttatatttgcAGAAACCCatatgacaattttgtttctgcatgggtttattttaataaaataaagcctGAGTCCTTACCTGCAATACCAATGGATGAAGCTTTTGAGTTGTATTGCAATGGAATACTTGATTATGGTCCATGGTGGAGTCATATGTTAGGCTATTGGAAGGAGAGTATTGCCAAACCAAACAAggttttattcataaaatatgatGATCTTACAGAGGATACTAATTTTCAGGTCAAAAGAATTGCAGATTTTTTTGGTTGTTCTTTCACAGAGGAAGAGGAGAAGAATGGAACTGTTGAAAACATAATCCAATTATGCAGCTTTGAGAAGATGAAAGACTTAGCAGTGAACAAATCTGGAAAAGTAGGCATAGCTGCTGTTGATAAAAGCAAATTTTTCAGAAAGGGAGAAACAGGAGATTGGGTTAATCACTTTTCCCCTTCAATGATAGAAAAATTGTCCAAAATAGTTGAAGAAAAACTTCAAGGATCTGGTTTGTCATTCAAAAATTGTCCTTAG